GAGGACCTCATCACGCCCACCGACATGGTGGTGACGCTCTCGCACTCCGGCTACATCAAGAGCCAGCCGCTGTCCGAGTACCGCGCCCAGAAGCGCGGCGGCCGCGGCAAGCAGGCCACGCAGACGAAGGAAGACGACTGGATCGACCAGCTCTTCATCGCCAATACGCACGACTACCTGCTCGCCTTCTCCAACCGCGGCCGCCTGTACTGGCTGAAGGTGTGGGAAGTGCCGGCCGGCTCGCGCGGCTCGCGCGGCCGGCCCATCGTCAACATGTTCCCGCTGCAGGAAGGCGAGAAGATCAACGTGGTGCTGCCGCTCACGGGCGAGTTCCGCAGCTTCCCGGCGGACCACTACGTGTTCATGGCCACGTCCATGGGCACGGTCAAGAAGACGGCGCTGGACGAATTCAACAACCCGCGCAAGGCCGGCATCATCGCCGTGGACCTGGACAAGAACGACTTCCTGGTGGGCGCGGCGCTCACCGACGGCAAGCACGACGTCATGCTGTTCTCCGACGGCGGCAAGGCGGTGCGCTTCGACGAGAACGACGTCCGCCCGATGGGCCGCAACGCGCGCGGCGTCAAGGGCATGCAGCTCGATGAAAGCCAGGGCGTCATCGCCATGCTGGTCGCCGAGGACGAGACGCAGAGCGTGCTGACAGCCACCGAAAACGGCTTCGGCAAGCGCACGCCGATCGGCGAATACACCCGCCATGGCCGCGGCACCAAGGGCATGATCGCCATCCAGCAAAGCGAGCGCAACGGCAAGGTCGTGGCCGCCACGCTGGTGCACACCGACGACGAGATCATGCTGATCACCGACCGCGGCGTGCTGGTGCGCACCCGTGTCAGCGAGATCCGCGAGCTGGGTCGCGCCACGCAGGGCGTCACCCTGATCGGCCTGGACGAAGGTTCCAAGCTCAGCGGGCTGCAGCGGATCGTCGAGAACGACGCCGCGGCGCCGGAGTCGGAATCGGACGAACCTGCTACGGAATGACCCTTGCAGGGTGCGCAGCTCGCTGCGCACCGCGCGAGGACGCCCACGACCTCGTCCGGTATAGTTACGCCTAGTTCCACTTGGGCCCGGCACACGGGCCCAAGTCTTTGTTTGATTCCATGGCAAAAACCCTGTCCGAGCTGCGCATCGCCATCGACACCGTCGACCGCGAGCTGCTGCAGCTGCTGAACCGCCGCGCCGGCCTGGCCAACGAGGTCGGCGAACTGAAGCGCGGCGAAGGCTCGCCCGTCTTCCGCCCCGAGCGCGAAGCGCAGGTCATCAACGGCCTGCAGGCCGCCAACCCCGGCCCGCTGAAGGGCGAAAACATCGCGCACATCTGGCGCGAAGTCATGTCGGCCTGCCGCGCCCTCGAGGCGCCGCAGCGCGTGGCCTACCTGGGCCCGCACGGCACCTTCAGCGAGCAGGCCGCCCTGCAGTTCTTCGGCTCCAGCATCGAGCACGTGCCCTGCTCCAGCATCGACGAGGTGTTCCGCGCCACGTCCGGCGGCAGCGCGCAGTTCGGCGTGGTGCCGGTGGAGAACAACACCGAGGGCGTGGTCACGCGCTCGCTGGACCTGTTCCTCAACACGCCGCTGCACATCGTCGGCGAGACCAGCCTGCTGGTGCGCCACCACCTGATGCGCACCACGAACTCGCTGGAAGGCATCGAGGTCGTGGTGGCCCACCCGCAGGCGCTGGCGCAGTGCCAGGCCTGGCTCAACACCCACCTGCCCAACGCGGAGCGGCGCGCCGTTTCCAGCAATGCGGAAGGCGCGCGCCTGGCCGCGGGCCACCCGAACTGGGCGGGCATCGCCGGCGAACGCGCGGCCGCGGAGTTCGGCCTGCACATCGCGGCGCACGCGATCCAGGACGACGCCTTCAACCGCACCCGCTTCGCCGTGGTCTGCCTGCCGCAGACGCTGCAGGCGCCTGAGGCTTCGGGCCGCGACTGCGTGAGCCTGATCGTCTCCGTGCCGAACAAGCCCGGCGCGGTGCACGACATCCTGGTGCCGCTGAAGCAGCACGGCGTCTCCATGACCCGCTTCGAGTCGCGCCCGGCGCGCTCGGGCCAGTGGGAATACTATTTCTACATCGACCTCGAAGGCCACCCGGCGCAACCGCAGATGGCGGCGGCGCTGCAGGACCTGCGGTCCCTGTGCGCGTTCTACAAGGTGCTGGGCACCTATCCCCTCGGCGAATAAGAAGACTTAAGACATGGCAGCGATGTTCGAGCAGCTTGGATTGATCGGGTGCGGCCTGATGGGCGGCTCGTTCGCCCTGGCCGCGAAACGCGCGGGCCTGGTGAAGCGCGTGGTCGGCTACAGCAAGTCGCCCTCCACCACCGAACAGGCGCGCCGCATGGGCGTGATCGACGTCGAAGCGCCCTCCGCGCTGCTGGCCGTGTCCGGCGCCGACATCGTGCTGCTGGCCGTGCCGGTGGCCGCCACCGAAGCGACCTTCAAGGCCATCCGCCACCTGATCACGCCCAGCATGCTGATCATGGACGTCGGCTCCACCAAGCGCGACGTCGTCGATGCGGCGCAGCGCGTGCTGCGCGACCACGTCAGCTCCTTCGTGCCGGCGCACCCGATCACGGGCAAGGAAGTGTCCGGCGTGGAGCACGCGGACCCCGAGCTTTACAGGGGCAAGCAGGTCATCCTGACGCCGGTGGAAAAGACCAATGGCGCGCACCTGAGCCGCGCCCAGGCGCTGTGGGAAGCCATGGGCTGCCACGTGCAGCAGATGGCGCCCGAAGCGCATGACGCCGCCTTCGCGGCCGTCAGCCACCTGCCGCACCTGCTGGCCTTCGCGCTGATGCACGGCATCGTCAACCAGCCCCTGGGCAAGGATTTCCTGGGCCTCGCCGGTCCCGGTTTCCGCGATTTCACCCGCATCGCCGCCGGCGACCCCAAGCTGTGGCGCGACGTGCTGCTGGCCAACCGGCTGGAGCTGGTGGAGCAGGCCAAGATCTTCCAGCGCAGCATGATGAACATGCTGAAACTGGCGGAAGATGGCGACGGCGACCAGCTGCAGGCCATGATCGAGCAGGCCAGCAACTCCCGCGCGCACTGGCGCATGGGCCAGAAGGGCAAGTAGGACGCGGCCGGTGCGGCCGCGAAGCATCCATGTTCACGACCGCATTCCTGGACCTCCCGCCGCTGGAGGAAGCAGCCGGCACCGTGGTGCTGCCCGGCTCGAAAAGCATTTCGAACCGCGTGTTGTTGCTCGCGGCCTTGTCCGCAGGCACGACGCGCGTGCACGACCTCCTCGACTCCGATGACACACGGGTGATGCTCGATGCGCTGCGCGCGCTGGGGTGCAGTGTTGTGCATCAGGGCGATGCCGTCGAAATCACAGGGGCGCACTGGGCCCCCGCCTCCGCGGGGGTGACGAAGAACGCCGCCGCGAAGCGGCTTTTCCTCGGAAATGCGGGCACCGCCATGCGCCCCCTCACCGCCGCCCTCGCCCTCATGGGCGGCGACTTCGAACTGAGCGGCGTCCCGCGCATGCACGAACGCCCCATCGGCGACCTCGTCGACGCCCTGCGCTCCCTCGGCTGCCGCATCGACTACCTGGGCAACGAAGGCTTCCCGCCGCTGCGCGTCCACCCGGCCCCGGCCCTCAAGCTCGACGCCCCCATCCCGGTCCGCGGCGACGTCTCCAGCCAGTTCCTGACGGCACTGCTGATGGCGCTGCCCCTGGTGGCCACGCGCGACATCGTGATCGAGGTGGTCGGCGAGCTGATCTCCAGGCCCTACATCGAGATCACGCTGAACATGCTGGCGCAGTTCGGCATCCAGGTGCGACGGGAAGGCTGGCAGCGCTTCACCATCCCCGCCGGCAGCCGCTACCAGTCGCCCGGCGAGATCCACGTGGAGGCCGATGCCTCCTCCGCCAGCTACTTCGTCGCCCTCGGCGCGATTGCCGCCCAAGGCAAGCCGGTGCGCATCGAAGGCGTCGGCGCCGCCTCCATCCAGGGCGACATCCGCTTCGTCGACGCCGCCCGCCAGATGGGCGCGGCCGTCACCAGCGGCCCCAACTGGATCGAGGTGAGCCGCGGCTCCTGGCCGCTGCAGGCGATCGACCTCGATTGCAACCACATTCCCGACGCCGCCATGACGCTCGCGATCATGGCGCTGTACGCCGACGGCCCGACCACGCTGCGCAACATCGCCAGCTGGCGCGTCAAGGAAACCGACCGCCTGGCCGCCATGGCCACCGAGCTGCGCAAGCTGGGGGCGGACGTCGAGGAAGGCGCCGACTACCTGCGGGTGGCCCCGCCGCCGCACGCCAACTGGCGTCCGGCCAGCATCCACACCTACGACGACCACCGCATGGCCATGTGCTTCGCGCTGGCGGCCTTCAACCCCGCTGGTTGCCCGGTGCGGATCGAAGACCCCAAGTGCGTGGGCAAGACCTTCCCGGACTTCTTCGAGACCTTGTTCGAGGTGGCCCGCACGGACGTCGTCCACGTGCCCGTGATCTGCGTCGATGGCCCCACGGCCTCCGGCAAGGGCACCCTGGCCTCCGCAGTGGCCCACCGCCTGGGCTACCACTACCTGGATTCGGGCGCCCTGTACCGCATCACCGGCCTCGCGGCCACCCGCGCCGGGCTGAGCCTGGACGTGGCCCACGAGCACACCATCGCCAGGATGGCCGGGAACCTGGCGATCAAGTTCACCACCGCCGGGCGGGTGCTGCTGGATGGCCATGACGTGACGGATGCCATCCGCACCGAAGAGGCCGGCATGAACGCCTCCAAGGTGTCCGCCCTGCCCGCCGTTCGCACCGCCCTGGTGGCCCTGCAGCAAGGCTTCCGCCAGCTGCCGGGCCTGGTGGCCGACGGCCGCGACATGGGCACGGTCATCTTCCCGGACTCGGGGCTCAAGGTGTACCTCACCGCCAGCGCCGCCCAACGTGCCGACAGGCGGTATAAGCAGTTGATTTCTAAGGGGATTTCCGCTACACTCCCCGGTCTTCGCGCAGACCTCGAGGCACGCGACGCCCGCGATTCCGGTCGCTCCGTCGCCCCCTTGAAGCCCGCAGAAGATGCCCTCCTCCTCGATAACTCGAGCCAGACGGTTGAAGAATCGGTGGCAACGGTGTTGGGGTGGTGGGGTGAAAAACGGCCGTTAGCCCATAGCTGACGCGATTGGCCCCCGACACTCCCTCCGCGCAGCAAGCGCACCGGTGGCGGGGATCGACAACCTAACCCGCGGAGCAATCCGCAAACTCAATGTCTGAATCTTTTGCCGCCCTGTTCGAGGAATCGCTGCAACGCGCTGAAATGCGCGCCGGCGAAGTCATCACCGCCGAAGTCGTCCGCGTGGAGCACAACCACGTCGTGGTCAACGCCGGCCTGAAGTCGGAAGCCTACATTCCGATCGACGAATTCAAGAACGACCAGGGCGAAGTCGAAGTGCAAGCGGGCGACTTCGTGTCCGTGGCCATCGACGCCATCGAAAACGGCTACGGCGACACCATCCTGTCGCGCGACAAGGCCAAGCGCCTCGCCTCCTGGATGTCCCTGGAGAAGGCCCTCGAGTCCGGCGAATTCGTCACCGGCACCACGACCGGCAAGGTCAAGGGCGGCCTGACCGTCCTGGTCAACGGCATCCGCGCCTTCCTGCCCGGCTCGCTGATCGACACGCGTCCCATCAAGGACCTGACGCCCTACGAGAACAAGACCCTGGAATTCAAGGTCATCAAGCTCGATCGCAAGCGCAACAACGTGGTGCTGAGCCGCCGCGCCGTGGTGGAAGCCTCCATGGGCGAAGAGCGCGCCAAGCTGATGGAAACCCTGAAGGAAGGCTCCATCGTCCGCGGCGTGGTCAAGAACATTACCGAGTACGGTGCGTTCGTGGACCTGGGCGGCATCGACGGCCTGCTGCACATCACCGACATGGCCTGGCGCCGTGTCCGCCACCCGAGCGAAGTGGTCACCGCCGGCCAGGAAATCACCGCCAAGATCCTCAAGTTCGACACCGAGAAGAACCGCGTGTCCCTGGGCCTGAAGCAGATGGGCGACGATCCGTGGCTGGGCGTTTCGCGCCGCTACCCCAACGGCACCCGCATGTTCGGCAAGATCACCAACATCGCCGACTACGGCGCGTTCGTGGAACTCGAGCCCGGCATCGAAGGCCTGGTGCACGTCTCCGAAATGGACTGGACCAACAAGAACGTGGCCCCGTCCAAGGTCGTGTCCCTGGGTGACGAAGTCGAAGTCATGGTCCTCGAGATCGACGAAGACAAGCGTCGCATCTCCCTGGGCATGAAGCAGTGCAAGGCCAACCCCTGGCAGGAATTCGCGCAGAACACCAAGCGCGGCGACCGCGTCAAGGGCCCGATCAAGTCGATCACCGACTTCGGCGTGTTCGTGGGCCTGGCTGCCGGCATCGACGGCCTGGTGCACCTGTCCGACCTGTCCTGGAACGAAGCGGGCGAGCAAGCCGTCCGCAACTACAAGAAGGGCCAGGAAGTCGAAGCGATCGTGCTGGGCGTGGACGTCGACCGCGAGCGCATCTCCCTGGGCATCAAGCAGCTCGATGGCGACCCGTTCGCCACCTTCACCTCGGTGCACGACAAGGGCTCCGTGGTGACCGGCAAGGTCAAGACCGTCGACCCGAAGGGCGCCGAGATCGACCTGGGCGAGGACATCCTGGGCTACCTGCGTGCCTCCGAAATCAGCCGCGACCGCGTGGAAGACGCGCGCAACGTGCTGAAGGAAGGCGACGAAGTGTCCACGGTCATCGTCAACATCGACCGCAAGACCCGCAACATCCAGCTGTCCATCAAGCAGAAGGACATGATCGACGAGCAAGGCGCCATGGCGCAGCTGTCGCAGCAGTCCGCGCGCGAACAAGCTGGCACCACCAGCCTGGGCGCCCTGCTGCGTGCCAAGCTGAACGACCAGGACCGTTCCTAAGAAGAACCTTCACCGCGGGGGCCCTGCCCCTGCGGTGACAGCTCGCCTATGACCCGATCGGACCTCGTCGAAGAACTGGCCTCCCGCTTCAGCCAGCTGACCCACCGCGACGCCGAATACGCCGTCAAGACCATTCTTGACGCGATGAGCGAGGCGTTGGTGCGCGGGCATCGGATCGAGATCCGGGGCTTCGGCAGCTTTTCCATCAACCGCCGCCCCCCGCGCATGGGCCGCAATCCCCGTTCGGGCGAAAGCGTGCACATCCCGGAAAAGCGGGTTCCCCACTTCAAGCCGGGCAAGGCCCTGCGCGAGGCGGTGGACCAGCGGACGGCCGAGATCGAGGGCGCCAAATAGCCAGGTCCTACAATGGCCCCCACCCCCGGGGAGCCGAATGAAATACGTTGCATGGCTGCTCAAGGCAGCCATTTTTTTTACCCTCTTCGCCTTCGCCC
The sequence above is a segment of the Ramlibacter agri genome. Coding sequences within it:
- the pheA gene encoding prephenate dehydratase, whose amino-acid sequence is MAKTLSELRIAIDTVDRELLQLLNRRAGLANEVGELKRGEGSPVFRPEREAQVINGLQAANPGPLKGENIAHIWREVMSACRALEAPQRVAYLGPHGTFSEQAALQFFGSSIEHVPCSSIDEVFRATSGGSAQFGVVPVENNTEGVVTRSLDLFLNTPLHIVGETSLLVRHHLMRTTNSLEGIEVVVAHPQALAQCQAWLNTHLPNAERRAVSSNAEGARLAAGHPNWAGIAGERAAAEFGLHIAAHAIQDDAFNRTRFAVVCLPQTLQAPEASGRDCVSLIVSVPNKPGAVHDILVPLKQHGVSMTRFESRPARSGQWEYYFYIDLEGHPAQPQMAAALQDLRSLCAFYKVLGTYPLGE
- a CDS encoding prephenate dehydrogenase → MFEQLGLIGCGLMGGSFALAAKRAGLVKRVVGYSKSPSTTEQARRMGVIDVEAPSALLAVSGADIVLLAVPVAATEATFKAIRHLITPSMLIMDVGSTKRDVVDAAQRVLRDHVSSFVPAHPITGKEVSGVEHADPELYRGKQVILTPVEKTNGAHLSRAQALWEAMGCHVQQMAPEAHDAAFAAVSHLPHLLAFALMHGIVNQPLGKDFLGLAGPGFRDFTRIAAGDPKLWRDVLLANRLELVEQAKIFQRSMMNMLKLAEDGDGDQLQAMIEQASNSRAHWRMGQKGK
- a CDS encoding bifunctional 3-phosphoshikimate 1-carboxyvinyltransferase/cytidylate kinase, coding for MFTTAFLDLPPLEEAAGTVVLPGSKSISNRVLLLAALSAGTTRVHDLLDSDDTRVMLDALRALGCSVVHQGDAVEITGAHWAPASAGVTKNAAAKRLFLGNAGTAMRPLTAALALMGGDFELSGVPRMHERPIGDLVDALRSLGCRIDYLGNEGFPPLRVHPAPALKLDAPIPVRGDVSSQFLTALLMALPLVATRDIVIEVVGELISRPYIEITLNMLAQFGIQVRREGWQRFTIPAGSRYQSPGEIHVEADASSASYFVALGAIAAQGKPVRIEGVGAASIQGDIRFVDAARQMGAAVTSGPNWIEVSRGSWPLQAIDLDCNHIPDAAMTLAIMALYADGPTTLRNIASWRVKETDRLAAMATELRKLGADVEEGADYLRVAPPPHANWRPASIHTYDDHRMAMCFALAAFNPAGCPVRIEDPKCVGKTFPDFFETLFEVARTDVVHVPVICVDGPTASGKGTLASAVAHRLGYHYLDSGALYRITGLAATRAGLSLDVAHEHTIARMAGNLAIKFTTAGRVLLDGHDVTDAIRTEEAGMNASKVSALPAVRTALVALQQGFRQLPGLVADGRDMGTVIFPDSGLKVYLTASAAQRADRRYKQLISKGISATLPGLRADLEARDARDSGRSVAPLKPAEDALLLDNSSQTVEESVATVLGWWGEKRPLAHS
- the rpsA gene encoding 30S ribosomal protein S1 yields the protein MSESFAALFEESLQRAEMRAGEVITAEVVRVEHNHVVVNAGLKSEAYIPIDEFKNDQGEVEVQAGDFVSVAIDAIENGYGDTILSRDKAKRLASWMSLEKALESGEFVTGTTTGKVKGGLTVLVNGIRAFLPGSLIDTRPIKDLTPYENKTLEFKVIKLDRKRNNVVLSRRAVVEASMGEERAKLMETLKEGSIVRGVVKNITEYGAFVDLGGIDGLLHITDMAWRRVRHPSEVVTAGQEITAKILKFDTEKNRVSLGLKQMGDDPWLGVSRRYPNGTRMFGKITNIADYGAFVELEPGIEGLVHVSEMDWTNKNVAPSKVVSLGDEVEVMVLEIDEDKRRISLGMKQCKANPWQEFAQNTKRGDRVKGPIKSITDFGVFVGLAAGIDGLVHLSDLSWNEAGEQAVRNYKKGQEVEAIVLGVDVDRERISLGIKQLDGDPFATFTSVHDKGSVVTGKVKTVDPKGAEIDLGEDILGYLRASEISRDRVEDARNVLKEGDEVSTVIVNIDRKTRNIQLSIKQKDMIDEQGAMAQLSQQSAREQAGTTSLGALLRAKLNDQDRS
- a CDS encoding integration host factor subunit beta; the protein is MTRSDLVEELASRFSQLTHRDAEYAVKTILDAMSEALVRGHRIEIRGFGSFSINRRPPRMGRNPRSGESVHIPEKRVPHFKPGKALREAVDQRTAEIEGAK